The Haloarchaeobius amylolyticus genome window below encodes:
- a CDS encoding DUF1611 domain-containing protein, whose amino-acid sequence MRIAILAHEKFPDRAKTALGLLRYSDDEVVAVLDRDEAGSRVSDFVDDVQDAPIVASMADAPDCDALVIGIAPIGGGFDETWRDDVRTALSRGCDLVSGLHYFLENDEEFASLAAEHDCDIWDVRKPDPDLTVAQGVAGEVDAEVVLTVGSDCSVGKMTATMELCEAARAAGHDAAVIPTGQTGIMIEGWGNPVDRVVSDFTAGAVEEMILEKGDDHDYLFVEGQGAITHPAYSAVTCGILHGAQADKLVLCHDAGREVVHGYEDYPLQALDTYVDLYESLAAPVHETEVVGGALNTSSIDSDEDASEALADFADAIDAPAADLVRFDADDLLEAIL is encoded by the coding sequence ATGCGTATCGCCATCCTCGCCCACGAGAAGTTCCCCGACCGCGCGAAGACCGCACTCGGGCTGTTGCGCTATTCGGACGACGAGGTCGTCGCCGTCCTCGACCGCGACGAGGCCGGCTCGCGGGTCTCTGACTTCGTCGACGACGTCCAGGACGCCCCCATCGTCGCCTCGATGGCCGACGCACCCGACTGCGACGCGCTGGTCATCGGTATCGCCCCCATCGGCGGTGGCTTCGACGAGACGTGGCGCGACGACGTCCGGACCGCGCTCTCGCGTGGCTGCGACCTCGTCTCGGGCCTGCACTACTTCCTCGAAAACGACGAGGAGTTCGCGAGCCTCGCGGCCGAACACGACTGTGACATCTGGGACGTGCGCAAGCCCGACCCGGACCTGACGGTCGCCCAGGGCGTCGCCGGCGAGGTCGACGCCGAGGTCGTCCTCACGGTCGGCTCGGACTGCTCGGTCGGGAAGATGACCGCGACGATGGAACTCTGCGAGGCCGCCCGCGCGGCCGGTCACGACGCGGCCGTCATCCCGACGGGTCAGACCGGCATCATGATCGAGGGGTGGGGCAACCCCGTCGACCGCGTCGTCAGCGACTTCACCGCGGGCGCGGTCGAGGAGATGATACTCGAGAAGGGCGACGACCACGACTACCTGTTCGTCGAGGGCCAGGGCGCCATCACGCACCCGGCGTACTCCGCCGTCACCTGCGGCATCCTCCACGGCGCGCAGGCCGACAAACTCGTCCTCTGTCACGACGCCGGGCGCGAGGTCGTCCACGGCTACGAGGACTATCCCCTGCAGGCCCTCGACACCTACGTCGACCTCTACGAGTCGCTCGCCGCGCCGGTCCACGAGACCGAGGTCGTCGGTGGCGCACTCAACACGTCGAGCATCGACTCCGACGAGGACGCCAGCGAGGCCCTCGCCGACTTCGCCGACGCCATCGACGCGCCCGCGGCCGACCTCGTCCGGTTCGACGCCGACGACCTGCTGGAGGCGATTCTATGA